In a single window of the Cydia strobilella chromosome 13, ilCydStro3.1, whole genome shotgun sequence genome:
- the LOC134746416 gene encoding membrane-bound alkaline phosphatase-like: MRPSLLVLTVALLLPARADRYHPERAARPAAAAAGSSRAATPDAAERAAAYWYSEAFAAIDERLTEPTYDDVAKNVVMFLGDGLSVPTLAPARTLRGQLAGRTGEEERLVFERFPVTGLAKTYCLDAQIPDSACTATAYLCGVKVNRGTLGVNGNVPRWDCPASADTATHLESIAAWALADGRSAGIVTSTRITHASPAGAYARSADRDWENDGEVRAAGHDPAQCPDIADQLINSYPGNQFKVILGGGRREFRPNTTRDEENALGRRWDGRDLIEEWRAQREEAGESHAYAWNRTQLLDAIAKPPDYLLGLFEDTHLRYEAEVREANLDKPTLAELTEAAISVLSKNPRGFFLFIEGGRIDHAHHDTWPALALYETLALDEAVARADSLLPPASSLLVLTADHSHAMAFNGYSRRGNNILGVSERVDDDGVPYMTLSYTNGPGYRDQVDGKRVDVTHDSNFQALRWRTHTDVPLELETHGGDDVAVFARGPAQALFTGLYEQSQLPHLMAHAACLGPAAKRRDACNGSVMLSASVLAVLLSVVAALLH; this comes from the exons ATGCGTCCCTCGCTGCTGGTGCTGACGGTGGCGCTGCTGCTGCCGGCGCGCGCCGACCGCTACCACCCGGAGCGCGCCGCgcggcccgccgccgccgccgccgggagCTCGCGCGCCGCCACGCCGGACGCGGCAGAACGTGCCGCGGCCTACTGGTACTCGGAGGCGTTCGCCGCCATCGACGAGCGACTGACGGAACCCACTTATGACGACGTGGCGAAAAACGTGGTCATGTTCCTGGGTGATGGGCTGTCAGTGCCTACGCTGGCGCCGGCGCGCACGCTGCGCGGCCAACTCGCCGGCCGCACCGGTGAAGAGGAGCGCCTCGTTTTTGAGCGCTTTCCTGTTACCGGACTCGCCAAG ACTTACTGCCTAGACGCGCAAATCCCCGACTCCGCGTGCACGGCGACGGCGTACCTGTGCGGCGTAAAGGTGAACCGCGGCACCCTCGGCGTGAACGGGAACGTGCCGCGCTGGGACTGCCCCGCCTCCGCGGACACCGCCACGCACCTCGAGTCCATCGCCGCCTGGGCACTCGCCGACGGCCGCAGCGCCG GAATCGTAACGTCGACGCGCATCACGCACGCATCCCCGGCCGGAGCGTACGCGCGCTCTGCCGACCGCGACTGGGAGAATGACGGCGAGGTCCGCGCCGCCGGGCACGACCCCGCGCAGTGCCCAGACATCGCCGATCAGCTTATCAACTCGTACCCTGGGAACCAGTTTAAA GTAATCCTGGGTGGTGGACGACGCGAGTTTCGCCCGAACACAACCAGGGACGAGGAGAACGCTTTGGGTCGCCGCTGGGACGGACGCGATTTGATCGAGGAGTGGCGCGCGCAGCGCGAGGAGGCCGGAGAGTCACACGCGTACGCCTGGAACCGCACCCAGCTGCTCGACGCCATCGCCAAGCCGCCCGACTACCTGCTAGGACTGTTTGAGGACACACACTTACGATACGAGGCGGAAGTACGAGAGGCGAACTTAGATAAACCCACGCTAGCCGAGCTCACGGAAGCCGCCATTAGTGTCCTATCCAAAAACCCTCGCGGCTTCTTCTTGTTCATTGAAGGTGGACGTATCGACCACGCGCATCATGACACTTGGCCGGCGCTGGCCCTGTACGAGACGCTCGCCCTCGATGAGGCGGTGGCGCGCGCCGACTCGCTGTTGCCGCCCGCCAGCTCGCTGCTCGTGCTCACTGCTGACCACTCGCACGCTATGGCATTCAACGGCTACTCGCGTCGCGGCAACAACATCCTCGGCGTCTCCGAGCGCGTCGACGACGACGGCGTGCCCTACATGACGCTCTCCTACACCAACGGACCCGGCTACCGCGACCAAGTCGATGGCAAACGCGTTGACGTCACGCACGATTCTAACTTCC AAGCCTTACGCTGGCGGACGCACACGGACGTTCCACTGGAGTTGGAGACGCACGGCGGCGACGACGTGGCGGTGTTCGCGCGCGGGCCGGCGCAGGCGCTGTTCACGGGGCTGTACGAGCAGAGCCAGCTGCCGCACCTCATGGCGCACGCGGCGTGCCTGGGCCCGGCCGCCAAGCGCCGCGACGCCTGCAACGGCTCCGTCATGCTCTCAGCTTCTGTCCTCGCGGTACTACTTTCCGTAGTCGCCGCGCTCTTGCATTAG
- the LOC134746417 gene encoding uncharacterized protein LOC134746417 yields MADDSTIIEGTVKFRDGKKWKSRWCVMRKLSPVADCVHLQLYRDARSRYNAAAGGVKAALSLQQFLGAEAGFTLDKHSNTLALICRDLVAILAFETRERLIQWQVKVNLHLGEARQYLVVLGAGAGTGTGGGKRLPAGPARLLLHERRCALTAGVPPRLLGEWQLQHLRRYGVVEGKFCFEGGSHCGAGEGLFVLTTDQAAALARDFELAAQGRLSPRRRPQSARADGAESPKSTKAFRPDTRLSELNAGERSLPTDLRLEDTSTARRMGSPWGSAERDGDTASVHGEWAPGVALERCMSCMSKLGALSRSSTAATPGTFNPAWTMDALQEKESDAPPRPPKPARLEPGRPPELLRLELGRPPAPPPNACCQQDDSKVGPYENYDVPKVHPAEVEGEYYDTPKRLKECLNEELFKITKSSTSNAIILKKPCGCLLKFGKRRREATVVETEEGLEPANCPCRRVTDWAHSWIKLPYCRKATTPTEASVPNKENVTPNSDRTALYATIDVSRKTKRKASLVGEAQNAEVDDGPLANYENLSFALSLEHYENARTLLRKAGVTQAELDAISANLRPIGLPARSCACSACRQPTSEYLLMEPGIEPGKLKAPSGYTPMSPIGGFAFHTLQLPARAARNLGEEKSASNPALCPAARAALRTGEAQVTTRTERARVEYRKRSSSADSSRFLEDVKEFEGSAGSRGSSSSVETLRARAASPCGCHKLSDADSSEASKARAAAPGAAGNRDSSSSNDSGVSSSSRAGEFELPLTTAAARRHYRSARRAALPAGTAPPRRARSSDAPRLGAADPTHKSSSAEAEVPLLSLKALRGVLDTHSSSSGASDMSDYIETLSICSSHSSSDTPVTMRAGRQCASVLRPRSGKEYQPLGARLAATSHLYSNLP; encoded by the exons ATGGCGGATGATAGCACCATCATCGAGGGCACTGTCAAGTTCCGCGATGGCAAGAAG TGGAAGTCCCGCTGGTGCGTGATGCGGAAGCTGTCGCCTGTCGCAG ACTGCGTGCACCTGCAGCTGTACCGCGACGCGCGCTCGCGCTACAACGCCGCGGCGGGCGGCGTGAAGGCGGCGCTCTCGCTACAGCAGTTTCTCGGCGCCGAGGCGGGCTTCACGCTCGACAAGCACTCCAACACGCTGGCGCTCATCTGCCGCGACCTTGTCGCTATTCTCGCCTTCGAGACTCGGGAGCGGCTCATACAGTGGCAG GTGAAAGTGAACCTACACCTGGGCGAAGCCCGGCAATACCTGGTGGTGCTAGGCGCCGGGGCCGGCACCGGCACCGGCGGCGGCAAGCGGCTGCCGGCGGGCCCGGCGCGACTGCTGCTGCACGAGCGCCGCTGCGCGCTCACCGCCGGCGTGCCGCCGAGGCTGCTGGGCGAGTGGCAACTGCAACATCTCAG GCGGTATGGTGTAGTGGAAGGCAAGTTCTGCTTCGAGGGTGGCTCTCATTGCGGCGCAGGCGAGGGTCTGTTCGTGCTGACGACGGACCAGGCGGCGGCGCTGGCGAGGGACTTCGAGTTAGCCGCTCAGGGCCGGCTGTCGCCGCGTCGGCGTCCGCAGTCTGCAAGGGCTGACG GAGCCGAAAGCCCGAAATCTACCAAAGCTTTCCGACCAGATACTCGGTTGTCGGAGCTCAACGCTGGCGAGCGTTCGCTTCCTACAGACTTGCGTCTAGAAGATACGTCAACGGCGCGAAGAATGGGCTCCCCCTGGGGCTCGGCCGAGCGAGACGGCGATACAGCGTCGGTCCACGGGGAGTGGGCACCTGGCGTAGCGTTAGAACGTTGCATGAGCTGCATGTCTAAACTAGGAGCGCTGTCTCGCTCATCCACCGCCGCCACGCCCGGGACGTTTAATCCCGCGTGGACCATGGATGCCTTACAAGAGAAAGAGAGCGACGCCCCGCCGCGGCCGCCTAAGCCCGCGCGGCTGGAGCCCGGGCGACCGCCCGAGCTCCTGCGGTTGGAGCTCGGGCGTCCCCCTGCTCCGCCCCCCAACGCTTGCTGTCAGCAAGACGACTCCAAAGTCGGTCCTTATGAAAATTATGACGTGCCTAAAGTTCACCCTGCTGAG GTGGAAGGAGAATATTACGATACTCCTAAAAGACTCAAGGAATGTCTAAACGAAGAGCTATTTAAAATAACCAAGAGCTCAACATCGAACGCTATTATTTTAAAGAAACCTTGCGGATGTCTTCTTAAGTTCGGCAAACGACGAAGAGAGGCAACAGTGGTGGAGACCGAGGAGGGTCTGGAACCGGCGAATTGTCCATGCCGGCGAGTCACAGACTGGGCACACAGTTGGATAAAACTACCCTACTGCAGGAAAGCCACGACACCCACCGAGGCGTCAGTACCGAACAAGGAGAATGTGACGCCGAACAGCGATCGGACAGCGCTGTACGCTACTATAGACGTTTCTCGAAAGACGAAGCGGAAAGCGTCGTTAGTTGGCGAAGCGCAGAACGCGGAAGTAGACGACGGACCTCTTGCCAACTACGAGAATTTGAGCTTCGCATTATCTTTAGAACATTACGAGAATGCACGTACGTTATTACGAAAAGCCGGCGTGACGCAGGCTGAACTGGATGCTATCAGCGCAAACTTGAGGCCTATTGGACTGCCGGCGCGAAGTTGCGCCTGCAGTGCCTGTCGCCAGCCTACGTCAGAGTACCTCCTCATGGAGCCCGGTATCGAACCCGGCAAGCTTAAAGCACCTTCGGGCTACACGCCCATGTCACCCATCGGCGGGTTCGCTTTCCACACGCTGCAGCTGCCCGCGCGCGCCGCAAGGAACCTCGGCGAGGAGAAGTCCGCCAGCAATCCCGCGTTATGTCCTGCCGCGCGTGCAGCGCTACGCACAGGAGAAGCACAAGTAACCACGCGAACTGAACGTGCGCGGGTAGAATACCGCAAGCGTTCCAGCTCTGCCGACTCCTCGCGATTCCTGGAAGACGTCAAGGAGTTCGAAGGCAGCGCTGGTAGTCGAGGGTCTTCCTCGTCAGTGGAGACACTGCGAGCGCGCGCCGCGTCACCTTGCGGCTGCCACAAACTATCTGACGCCGATAGTTCAGAAGCGTCAAAGGCGCGAGCGGCGGCGCCGGGGGCGGCCGGCAACAGAGATTCGTCTAGCAGCAACGACTCAG GTGTAAGCAGCAGCAGTCGAGCGGGAGAATTCGAGTTGCCGCTCACGACAGCGGCGGCGCGACGACATTACCGctctgcgcggcgcgcggcgctgcCGGCCGgcaccgcgccgccgcgccgcgcgcgctcctCCGACGCGCCGCGACTCGGCGCGGCCGACCCTACGCATAAGTCGTCGTCGGCAGAAGCCGAGGTGCCGCTGTTATCTCTTAAGGCACTTAGAG GAGTGCTGGACACGCACAGCTCGTCGAGCGGTGCGTCCGACATGTCGGACTACATCGAAACTCTCTCCATCTGCTCTTCTCATTCATCCAGCGACACACCGGTCACAATGCG GGCGGGTCGGCAATGTGCGAGCGTGCTGCGACCGCGCTCAGGCAAGGAGTACCAACCTCTCGGCGCGCGACTGGCTGCTACCTCGCATCTTTACTCCAACCTACCTTGA